A genomic stretch from Herpetosiphonaceae bacterium includes:
- the tatB gene encoding Sec-independent protein translocase protein TatB, whose product MFGIGFTELIIILIVALMVVGPERLPELGRQLGGFVRDLRRMYGNLRAELGPEFDEIEQGLRELRALDPRQQVRDYGRALLEDVSADVPEVKQLAYVSRVDLEAASRELLRDDLLDRPLRETLKTSDEPQPPSTPQSGSAATGERSETTAQADRSPGTAASNGSHEIETTGHYE is encoded by the coding sequence ATGTTTGGGATTGGCTTTACAGAACTGATCATCATCCTGATCGTCGCGCTGATGGTCGTCGGGCCGGAGCGCCTGCCGGAGCTGGGCCGCCAGCTTGGCGGGTTCGTGCGCGATCTGCGGCGGATGTACGGCAACCTGCGCGCCGAGCTTGGTCCCGAATTCGACGAGATCGAGCAGGGGCTACGCGAGCTGCGCGCGCTCGACCCGCGTCAGCAGGTGCGCGATTATGGCCGTGCGCTGCTGGAAGATGTCAGCGCCGACGTGCCCGAAGTGAAGCAGCTTGCCTATGTCTCGCGCGTCGATCTTGAGGCCGCCAGCCGCGAGCTGCTGCGCGACGATCTGCTCGACCGACCGCTGCGCGAGACGCTCAAGACCTCCGACGAGCCGCAGCCTCCAAGCACGCCGCAGAGCGGCAGCGCAGCCACGGGCGAGCGATCCGAGACGACGGCGCAGGCCGATCGGTCGCCGGGCACTGCCGCGAGCAACGGCTCACACGAGATCGAGACGACCGGCCACTACGAGTAG
- the tatC gene encoding twin-arginine translocase subunit TatC, whose product MHSAQTPLPLNSNDEPGMMSWLDHLRELRSRLIKASLAVVVGLILGFFVVTYDNYLLISLIADYLTPEGVTLQATESAEVFTNAIRVALAIGVGLAMPVIVYQLLAFIVPGLTSRERQIIFLILPFITICFVAGLVFGWFVTVPAAFNFLLRQGLERFTIEPKVGDFLSLFTRLMLLNGVLFEMPVIVYSLIWLGAVQRETLTRYRRYAVLVIVIISAIVTPTSDPVNLALVAIPMYLLYELGLLLALVAPRRKTVVAGR is encoded by the coding sequence ATGCATAGCGCTCAGACGCCGCTGCCGCTAAACTCCAACGACGAGCCAGGGATGATGTCGTGGCTCGATCACCTGCGCGAGCTGCGCAGCCGCCTGATTAAGGCCTCGCTTGCCGTCGTCGTCGGGCTGATCCTCGGCTTCTTCGTGGTGACATACGACAACTATCTGCTGATCTCGCTGATCGCCGACTACCTGACGCCGGAGGGCGTCACGCTCCAGGCGACCGAGTCGGCTGAGGTCTTTACGAATGCGATCCGCGTGGCCCTGGCGATCGGGGTCGGGCTGGCGATGCCGGTGATCGTTTATCAACTGCTGGCGTTTATCGTGCCCGGCCTGACCTCGCGGGAGCGCCAGATCATCTTTTTGATCCTGCCGTTTATCACAATCTGCTTTGTGGCGGGTCTGGTCTTCGGCTGGTTCGTGACGGTGCCAGCCGCCTTTAACTTTCTGCTGCGCCAGGGCCTGGAGCGCTTCACGATCGAGCCGAAGGTCGGCGATTTTCTATCGCTCTTCACGCGGCTGATGCTGCTCAACGGCGTGCTCTTCGAGATGCCGGTGATCGTCTACTCGCTGATCTGGCTGGGCGCGGTGCAGCGCGAGACGCTGACCAGGTATCGCCGCTACGCCGTGCTGGTGATCGTGATTATCTCGGCGATCGTCACGCCCACCAGCGACCCGGTGAACCTGGCGCTGGTCGCGATCCCCATGTATCTGCTGTACGAGCTTGGCCTGCTGCTGGCGCTGGTCGCGCCCCGGCGTAAAACCGTGGTCGCGGGGCGCTGA